The DNA segment ACCCGGAGCTCTACGAGGAGGGGCAAAAGGAGGTCCGGCAGCTGGTGGAAGAGATCGCCAATACCCACGGCCTGGAGGCGGAGCTGGAGCAGATGGCCGACGCCAGGCCGGTGCGCTTCCCGCCGGAGGTGGTGGAGATGGTGGAACGCCACGCCCAGGAACGGGGGTACAGCGCACTCCGGCTCCCCAGCGGAGCCGGCCACGACGCCCAGTTCATGCACTACCTCTGCCCCACGGCGATGATCTTTGTCCCCTCCATCGGCGGCGTCAGCCACACCCCGGTGGAACGGACCAGCTACACAGACACCGCCAGGGGCTGCCAGGTGCTCTGCGACAGCATTGTCGAGCTGGCCCGGGGCGCATAGCCCACAGCAGCCGTCCCGTCTCCGCGTTCTCCTGACGGGGCGGCTACTCGCTCTCCGAAGAGATGCTTTTCCATCGGTGCGGGAACCACCCCCGGCAGCAGGCGAGCATCCACCGCCCCAGCACATAACCGGCCACCACCCCGACGGCATTGGCCACGGCGTCCCCCGCCGAGGGGACCCGGCCGGGGACACAGCCCTGGAAGTACTCCAGCACAATCCCCAGGAGAAAGACCCCGACCAGGAAAAACGGCAGCAGTCGCCGACGGGTGACGAACAGAACCGGCAGAACGCTCAGGGCAGCGTAGCCGGCGGCATGGTAGAGCTTGTCCAGATGCTCCGTGTCGCCGGGGAACTCCATGGCCTCCCTGAGGGAGAAGGCCACCACACCTCCCAGCAGAACAAGCCAGAGCAGACAGGCCCCGATCCGCAGCAGCCGCACCACTAGCCGGCACGCTCCAGCGGGAGCACCACGGGATGCCCCCGGATGTATTCGATCTCCACCGGCAGACCGTAGACAGCCTCCACCATCTCCGGGGTGACCCCTTTGCGTTCGGTGGCGGCGAAGATCTCGCCCCTTCGCATGAAAAGCACCTTGTCGGCGAAGCGGAGCGCCGAGTTGAGATCGTGCATGGTCATGATCCCGGCCATCCCGTGGCCGCTGACGATATGACGGATGGTGCCCAGGATCTCCTGCTGGTTCTTGAGGTCCAGGCTGCTGGTGGGCTCGTCCAGCAGCAGCACCCGCGGCTCCTGGACCAGGGCGCGGGCGATGCCCACCTTCTGGAGCTCCCCGCCGCTCATCTCGTCGAGGAAACGGAGCGAGAGCTCTTCCAGACCAAGCGTCCTGATGATGGCATCGGTCTTCACCAGATCCTCCCGGCCGATCTTCCACTGGATATGGGGCCGCCGGCCCAGGAGGATGGCGTCGAAGGCGGTCAGCCGCCCCCCTTCCGCCTGCTGGGCCACATAGGCCAGATTCCTGGCGATCTCCATCTGCGACAGCGTCAGCAGATCGGTCTCCTCCACCAGGATGCTGCCCCCGCCGGGCCGGAGGATGGCGTTGATGCATTTGAGGAGCGTCGTCTTGCCGACGCCGTTGGGCCCCAGGATGGCCAGCAGCTCGTTCCGGTGGAGCTCGAAGCTCACGTCCCGCAAGACATTCCGGCTCTTGTAGCTGAATTCCACATCCTGAACAGAGAGAATCATCGGCGATACCCCTTGACGATCAGATAGAGAAAGACCGGCGCCCCCACAAAGGAGGTGAGCACGGCCACCGGCAGCACGTGGGGGGCCATTACCAGACGGGCCGTGGTGTCCGCCGCCAGCAGCAGCAGGCCGCCCATGACACAGGAACCGGGAAGCAGAAAGCGGTTGTCGTCGCCGATGAGCCGCCGCACCATGTGGGGGCAGACCAGCCCCACAAAGCCGATGATCCCCACAAAGGCGATGACCACCGCCGTCACCATCGACGCGAAGAGCATCCCCAGCAGACGTACCCGCCGGACATGCACGCCGAGCCCCTGAGCCGTCTCGTCGCCGGCGTCGATGGCGTTGTAGTTCCAGG comes from the Synergistales bacterium genome and includes:
- a CDS encoding VanZ family protein — translated: MVRLLRIGACLLWLVLLGGVVAFSLREAMEFPGDTEHLDKLYHAAGYAALSVLPVLFVTRRRLLPFFLVGVFLLGIVLEYFQGCVPGRVPSAGDAVANAVGVVAGYVLGRWMLACCRGWFPHRWKSISSESE
- a CDS encoding ABC transporter ATP-binding protein gives rise to the protein MILSVQDVEFSYKSRNVLRDVSFELHRNELLAILGPNGVGKTTLLKCINAILRPGGGSILVEETDLLTLSQMEIARNLAYVAQQAEGGRLTAFDAILLGRRPHIQWKIGREDLVKTDAIIRTLGLEELSLRFLDEMSGGELQKVGIARALVQEPRVLLLDEPTSSLDLKNQQEILGTIRHIVSGHGMAGIMTMHDLNSALRFADKVLFMRRGEIFAATERKGVTPEMVEAVYGLPVEIEYIRGHPVVLPLERAG